One stretch of Saccharomonospora xinjiangensis XJ-54 DNA includes these proteins:
- a CDS encoding ATP-binding protein, whose protein sequence is MTSAQSPISIRPPAELPRTAGQLRAEGHAPRSVKAEIHDNLLAALRAGENPWPGIVGFSRTVLPQLERALLAGHDVILLGERGQGKTRVLRTLAGLLDEWTPVIEGAELAEHPLAPITPASRRRAEELGDELPVRWVHRSARYTEKLATPDTSVGDLIGDVDPVRVAQGRSLGDPETIHYGLVPRAHRGIVAVNELPDLAERIQVALLNVMEERDVQIRGYTLRLPLDVLLVATANPEDYTNRGRIITPLKDRFGAEVRTHYPLDVAAEVDVVKQEARLVAEVGDPLLSVLARFVRNLRGSAVVDQRSGVSARFAVAAAETVAAAALRRSALTGEHPAVARPVDLDAVAGVLRGKVEFEPGEEGRETEHLLHLLRLAVAETASELFAGLDLRPLADAVADGHLVATGERVSGADLLAALPELPVLHEVAQRAGVPADDPAPRIASAVELALESLYLARRVAKDVEGGTTVYGP, encoded by the coding sequence GTGACGTCCGCACAGTCCCCGATCTCCATCCGGCCGCCTGCCGAATTGCCCCGAACCGCGGGGCAGTTGCGGGCCGAGGGGCATGCGCCCCGGAGCGTGAAAGCCGAAATCCACGACAATCTGCTGGCCGCGTTGCGGGCCGGTGAGAATCCCTGGCCCGGCATCGTCGGCTTTTCCCGCACCGTGCTGCCGCAGCTCGAACGCGCCCTGCTGGCAGGGCACGACGTGATCCTGCTCGGGGAACGCGGCCAGGGAAAGACCCGCGTGCTGCGCACCCTCGCTGGGCTGCTCGACGAGTGGACACCGGTCATCGAAGGGGCCGAACTCGCCGAGCACCCGCTCGCGCCCATCACCCCCGCTTCCCGCAGGCGTGCCGAAGAACTCGGCGACGAGTTGCCGGTGAGGTGGGTGCACAGGTCGGCGCGTTACACCGAGAAGCTCGCCACGCCGGACACCTCCGTGGGAGACCTCATCGGTGACGTCGATCCCGTGCGCGTCGCGCAGGGCCGGAGCCTCGGCGACCCCGAGACGATCCACTACGGACTCGTGCCGCGCGCCCACCGGGGCATTGTGGCCGTGAACGAACTACCGGACCTCGCCGAGCGGATCCAGGTCGCCCTCCTGAACGTGATGGAGGAGCGGGACGTCCAGATCCGCGGCTACACGCTCCGGCTGCCGCTCGACGTGCTGCTGGTCGCCACGGCCAACCCCGAGGATTACACGAACCGGGGCCGCATCATCACGCCGCTCAAGGACCGGTTCGGCGCCGAGGTGCGCACGCACTACCCGCTCGACGTGGCCGCCGAGGTGGACGTGGTGAAGCAGGAGGCGCGGCTGGTGGCCGAGGTCGGCGATCCGCTGCTGTCGGTGCTCGCCAGGTTCGTGCGCAACCTGCGTGGTTCGGCGGTGGTGGACCAGCGTTCGGGGGTGTCCGCGCGGTTCGCCGTCGCCGCGGCCGAGACGGTGGCCGCTGCCGCGCTGCGGAGGTCCGCGCTCACCGGCGAGCATCCCGCCGTGGCGAGGCCCGTCGATCTCGACGCCGTCGCCGGTGTGCTGCGCGGCAAGGTGGAGTTCGAACCAGGCGAGGAGGGCCGCGAGACCGAACACCTCCTCCACCTGCTGCGGCTCGCCGTCGCCGAGACGGCGAGCGAGCTCTTCGCGGGCCTCGACCTGCGGCCACTGGCGGATGCCGTGGCCGACGGGCACCTCGTCGCCACCGGTGAGCGGGTGAGTGGCGCGGATCTGCTCGCCGCGCTGCCGGAGCTGCCGGTGCTGCACGAAGTGGCCCAGCGAGCCGGTGTCCCTGCCGACGACCCGGCCCCGCGCATCGCCTCGGCCGTGGAACTCGCGCTGGAATCGCTGTATCTGGCGCGGCGGGTGGCCAAGGACGTCGAGGGTGGCACCACGGTGTACGGGCCGTGA
- a CDS encoding VWA domain-containing protein, translated as MSVPESYSYGPYHGGPDPLAPPADLREAIEEIGSEVMAGASPASALDELLRRGTRSMTGLDELTRQLWQRRADIQRRHRLDGTLLEARRLLDEAVASERLAASAEDSDEARFRQARLDALPSGTAAAVSELADYEWATEEGRRAYEQIRELLGQQLLRSRFEGMAEALRSTSPEDVERLNRMLADLNALLTAHARGFDDIDRRFAEFLRRHGEYFPEKPRDIDELIDLLAARASAAQRMLNSMTLEQRQELAELSRQAFGDQRIAQQLSQLDDRLKALRPGQDWTSSGRFRGDDPLGLAEGARAMVDLSELDALAEQLSQGYPGARLEDIDVEALRRQLGPAAAVSARKLSELERELREQGLLERAPDGALRLTPRALRRLGETALADVVRSLRTHTGRRDTASAGAAGEPTGSTRAWQFGDSEPWAVPQTVRNAVLRSAAGDSSGAVRLQVSDVEVVETEHRARAAVALCVDTSWSMVAEGRWLPMKRTALALHHLISTRFRTDALHVVTFGRHARSVRIEELVGLEGTWEQGTNAHHALLLAQRHLRRHPDATPVVLMITDGEPTAHLDADGSAEFAYPPSPRTLAATLSEVDRIARLGAAFTVFRLGDEPRLAAFVDALARRCGGRVVAPDADGLGAAVVGDYLRHRRNR; from the coding sequence ATGAGCGTTCCGGAGTCCTATTCGTACGGTCCCTACCACGGAGGGCCCGATCCGCTCGCCCCGCCTGCCGACCTGCGCGAGGCGATCGAGGAGATCGGCTCCGAGGTCATGGCTGGCGCGTCTCCTGCCTCGGCGCTCGACGAGCTGCTGCGGCGGGGCACCCGCTCGATGACGGGGCTCGACGAGCTGACACGACAGCTGTGGCAGCGGCGCGCGGACATCCAGCGCAGGCACCGGCTCGACGGCACGCTCCTCGAGGCGCGGCGCCTGCTCGACGAGGCCGTGGCGTCCGAACGGCTGGCCGCGTCCGCCGAGGACTCCGACGAGGCCAGGTTCCGGCAGGCGAGGCTCGACGCACTGCCCTCGGGAACGGCTGCCGCCGTCAGCGAACTCGCCGACTACGAGTGGGCCACCGAGGAAGGGCGGCGCGCCTACGAGCAGATCCGCGAGTTGCTGGGGCAGCAGTTGCTGCGGTCGCGGTTCGAGGGGATGGCCGAGGCGCTGCGCTCGACGTCGCCGGAGGACGTGGAACGCCTCAACCGCATGCTGGCCGACCTCAACGCGCTGCTCACCGCGCACGCGCGGGGATTCGACGACATCGACCGGCGGTTCGCCGAGTTCCTGCGCAGGCACGGCGAGTACTTCCCGGAGAAGCCCCGCGACATCGACGAGCTGATCGACCTGCTCGCGGCGAGGGCATCGGCGGCACAGCGCATGCTGAACTCGATGACGCTGGAGCAACGGCAGGAGCTGGCCGAACTGTCGCGGCAGGCGTTCGGGGACCAGCGCATCGCCCAGCAGCTGTCCCAGCTCGACGACCGGCTCAAAGCACTGCGGCCGGGGCAGGACTGGACGTCGTCCGGCCGGTTCCGGGGCGATGATCCCCTCGGGCTCGCCGAGGGTGCGAGGGCCATGGTCGATCTGTCCGAACTGGACGCGCTGGCCGAGCAGCTCTCCCAGGGCTACCCCGGCGCGAGACTCGAGGACATCGACGTCGAGGCGCTGCGGCGACAGCTCGGACCCGCCGCCGCCGTCTCCGCGCGTAAGCTGTCCGAACTCGAACGCGAACTCCGCGAGCAGGGACTCCTGGAACGCGCTCCCGACGGCGCGCTTCGCCTCACGCCGAGGGCGCTGCGCAGACTCGGGGAGACCGCGCTCGCCGACGTCGTCCGGTCACTGCGCACCCACACCGGCAGGCGCGACACCGCGTCGGCGGGAGCGGCAGGCGAACCCACCGGGTCCACCCGGGCGTGGCAGTTCGGCGACAGCGAGCCGTGGGCCGTCCCGCAGACCGTGCGTAACGCCGTGCTGCGCTCGGCGGCGGGCGACAGCTCCGGCGCGGTCCGGCTTCAAGTGTCCGATGTGGAGGTCGTCGAGACCGAGCATCGCGCGAGGGCGGCCGTGGCATTGTGTGTGGACACGTCGTGGTCGATGGTCGCCGAAGGCCGATGGCTTCCCATGAAACGCACGGCGCTGGCCCTGCACCACCTGATCTCGACCCGGTTCCGGACAGACGCGCTGCACGTCGTGACGTTCGGCCGTCACGCCCGGTCGGTGCGGATCGAGGAACTCGTCGGCCTCGAAGGGACCTGGGAGCAGGGCACCAACGCCCACCACGCGCTGCTGCTCGCCCAGCGGCACCTGCGGCGCCATCCCGACGCCACACCCGTCGTGCTGATGATCACAGACGGGGAACCGACGGCACACCTCGACGCCGACGGCAGCGCCGAGTTCGCCTACCCGCCGAGCCCGCGAACGCTCGCAGCGACACTGTCCGAAGTGGATCGGATCGCGAGGCTGGGCGCGGCGTTCACCGTGTTCCGGCTCGGCGACGAGCCGAGGCTGGCGGCGTTCGTGGACGCGCTGGCGCGCCGCTGCGGCGGCCGCGTCGTGGCCCCGGATGCCGACGGCCTCGGCGCGGCCGTCGTGGGCGACTACCTCCGCCACCGCCGGAACCGCTGA
- a CDS encoding alanine-zipper protein: MRTRLNELRADAHEVPTHVRKVPTHARSANTRAQSAGTRAGSANARAGSASTRAGSADTPA; encoded by the coding sequence GTGCGGACACGGCTGAACGAACTGCGGGCAGACGCGCACGAAGTGCCGACACACGTGCGCAAGGTGCCAACACACGCGCGAAGTGCCAACACGCGCGCGCAGAGTGCGGGCACGCGTGCGGGAAGTGCCAACGCACGCGCGGGAAGTGCCAGCACGCGTGCAGGAAGTGCGGACACGCCGGCATAG
- a CDS encoding MFS transporter: MPEGTWVGGAFGWRATFALMALAGAAFGVVVRFVLPADTGARAPLPVRRRLAILTRPAVSLGLAANLVLMLGSMTVLTYLAPYVGVLADAGPGERGALFAVAGVAGMLGIWAEGVATDRWGPDRTLVTGVAAFVAAMAALLALWSWRPASLVVLLPVVAVWGGTAFWNSPAVQRDSTGLAGPAATQALALNTSGTYLGVAAGGAIGGGVLAAGGLAHPPVVAAAAGLVALVLFVAARRAASESSTVD; encoded by the coding sequence GTGCCCGAGGGCACCTGGGTCGGCGGCGCGTTCGGATGGAGGGCCACGTTCGCGCTCATGGCGCTCGCCGGGGCTGCGTTCGGCGTGGTGGTCAGGTTCGTGCTGCCCGCGGACACAGGCGCGCGGGCTCCGCTACCGGTGCGGCGCCGGCTCGCCATCCTGACCCGGCCTGCGGTGTCCCTCGGACTTGCCGCGAACCTCGTGCTCATGCTCGGGTCGATGACGGTGCTGACGTATCTCGCTCCCTACGTGGGTGTGCTGGCGGACGCGGGGCCGGGGGAGCGGGGTGCGCTCTTCGCCGTGGCCGGTGTGGCGGGGATGCTCGGAATCTGGGCCGAAGGCGTGGCGACCGACCGCTGGGGTCCAGATCGGACGCTGGTCACCGGTGTGGCGGCGTTCGTGGCGGCGATGGCGGCACTGCTCGCGCTGTGGTCGTGGCGCCCGGCGTCGCTCGTGGTGCTCTTGCCGGTGGTCGCGGTGTGGGGTGGCACCGCCTTCTGGAACTCTCCCGCGGTGCAGCGAGACTCCACGGGTTTGGCGGGGCCTGCTGCCACACAGGCGCTCGCGCTCAACACGTCGGGCACCTATCTCGGCGTGGCGGCGGGCGGCGCGATCGGCGGCGGTGTGCTCGCTGCCGGTGGTCTGGCCCATCCTCCCGTTGTGGCCGCAGCAGCGGGCCTTGTGGCACTGGTCCTGTTCGTCGCCGCGCGCCGAGCAGCCTCCGAATCGTCAACCGTTGATTGA
- a CDS encoding Clp protease N-terminal domain-containing protein produces the protein MAKNMPTIRLDDLIEAIKNARSDVLEQLSDAVMLAEHLGEVSDHLIGHFVDQARRSGASWTDIGKSMGVSKQAVQKRFVNKAGPLDPAEGFQRFTPRARSAVMAAQEEARAAGNPTIAPAHLALGLLNDPVSLAVVILGEQGVSTEAMRQAVTSALPERQSEVPDLIPYDQDARKVLELTFRQALRMGHNYIGTEHILLALLDAEDGAGPLSGLGLTKEAVERAVAAHLEAMVGSAQDSDSGSGSA, from the coding sequence ATGGCGAAGAACATGCCCACAATCAGACTCGACGACCTCATCGAGGCGATCAAGAACGCCCGCTCGGACGTGCTGGAGCAGCTGTCGGACGCCGTTATGCTCGCCGAACATCTCGGCGAGGTGTCGGACCACCTCATCGGGCACTTCGTTGACCAAGCGCGGCGCTCGGGCGCGTCCTGGACCGACATCGGCAAGAGCATGGGCGTCAGCAAGCAGGCGGTGCAGAAACGGTTCGTCAACAAGGCGGGGCCTCTCGACCCGGCCGAGGGATTCCAGCGCTTCACACCGCGTGCCCGCAGCGCCGTCATGGCGGCGCAGGAGGAGGCGCGAGCCGCAGGAAATCCCACCATCGCCCCGGCACACCTCGCGCTCGGCCTGCTCAACGATCCCGTGTCGCTCGCGGTCGTCATCCTCGGTGAACAGGGAGTGAGCACGGAGGCAATGCGCCAGGCGGTGACCTCGGCGCTGCCGGAACGCCAGAGCGAGGTCCCCGATCTCATTCCCTACGACCAGGACGCCCGGAAGGTCCTCGAACTGACGTTCCGCCAGGCGCTGCGCATGGGACACAACTACATCGGCACCGAGCACATCCTGCTCGCCCTGCTGGACGCCGAGGACGGTGCGGGGCCGCTTTCCGGGCTCGGACTGACGAAGGAAGCGGTCGAGCGGGCCGTCGCCGCACATCTGGAAGCCATGGTGGGGTCGGCGCAGGACTCGGATTCGGGCTCCGGCTCGGCCTGA
- a CDS encoding S8 family serine peptidase — protein sequence MSTTNNTGNGEETGRYLILLQEDSAAAALRTMARVAGVRAASTADVTSYGAADSLSGADGLLLHDLGVAVVRAAHDQADALLRATAEHGPLARVEPERVVRAYSAPPAEPGESGQDTTGGSAHSALAESPLTWGLRAIGAGSGTATGAGVRVAVLDTGFTVDHPDFAEREVETRSFVEGEDVEDGHGHGTHCIGTACGPHASEEGPGYGVAPGAEIYAGKVLSNAGTGTDGDILAGIAWAVSSGCAVVSLSLGSPTRPGEPHSETFETVARRAMRRNTLIVAAAGNESDRTGGVLAPVSHPANCPSILAVGAVDASLAVANFSCGTVDPNGAVDLVAPGVNVHSSWTLPEKYHSISGTSMATPHVAGVAALIAEKHGARGWELWARLGQSAHRLPLPSTDVGSGLVQAP from the coding sequence ATGTCCACGACGAACAACACCGGCAACGGCGAGGAGACCGGCCGCTACCTGATCCTGTTGCAGGAGGATTCCGCCGCAGCCGCGCTGAGGACGATGGCGCGGGTGGCGGGCGTTCGCGCGGCCAGCACGGCCGATGTCACCAGCTACGGCGCCGCCGATTCACTGAGCGGCGCCGACGGGTTGCTGCTGCACGACCTCGGTGTCGCGGTCGTCAGGGCCGCACACGATCAGGCCGACGCGTTGCTCCGCGCCACCGCCGAGCATGGGCCGCTCGCGCGAGTGGAGCCGGAACGCGTGGTCAGGGCCTACTCGGCACCACCGGCCGAGCCCGGCGAAAGCGGGCAGGACACCACAGGGGGTTCTGCCCACTCCGCCCTCGCCGAGTCCCCGCTGACCTGGGGACTGCGGGCGATCGGCGCCGGATCCGGAACCGCCACCGGCGCAGGCGTCCGGGTCGCGGTGCTCGACACGGGATTCACCGTGGACCACCCCGACTTCGCGGAAAGGGAAGTCGAGACACGATCCTTTGTAGAGGGTGAGGACGTCGAGGACGGGCACGGCCACGGCACTCACTGCATCGGCACGGCATGCGGCCCGCACGCCTCGGAGGAAGGGCCCGGCTACGGCGTCGCCCCCGGGGCGGAGATCTACGCGGGGAAGGTACTCAGCAACGCGGGCACCGGAACGGACGGCGACATCCTCGCAGGCATCGCGTGGGCGGTCAGCAGCGGATGCGCCGTGGTGTCACTGTCCCTCGGCTCCCCCACCCGGCCCGGCGAGCCGCACTCGGAGACGTTCGAGACGGTGGCACGCAGGGCGATGCGGCGCAATACGTTGATCGTGGCCGCGGCAGGCAACGAGAGCGACCGCACAGGCGGAGTACTCGCCCCGGTGAGCCATCCGGCGAACTGCCCCTCGATCCTCGCCGTGGGTGCTGTTGACGCCTCGCTCGCGGTGGCCAACTTCTCGTGCGGCACGGTCGATCCGAACGGCGCCGTCGATCTCGTCGCACCCGGCGTGAACGTTCACTCCAGCTGGACGCTGCCGGAGAAATACCATTCGATCAGCGGCACCAGCATGGCAACCCCGCATGTGGCCGGAGTGGCCGCGCTCATCGCCGAGAAGCACGGCGCACGCGGGTGGGAACTCTGGGCCAGGCTCGGACAGTCGGCGCACAGGCTCCCCCTGCCGTCCACCGATGTGGGATCGGGCCTGGTGCAAGCCCCCTGA
- a CDS encoding cytochrome P450: MATDITQPVVRLDNLTATREPPGPRLPILVQTAIFGLFRQHWLPSLRRRYGDVVRLHVYPERSVVVLSDVEHIKAVFAGPASVFHAGEGNMILKPVMGEHSVLLTDEDVHLRARKLLMPAFAGASLRGYREMITELAEAEARRWPEGHAFPAHARMQALTLEVILRVVFGVAKGPRLDELRRLLRRVVNVGPIELIGWYNPRLHGKGPWRRYALAQHAMDRLLYSEIAERRKAPDLDLRRDVLSRLLTVPTAAGETPLTDAELRDQLVTLLLAGHETTATTLAWALHELARHPSELAKATRAADGDGADDDKYLEAVVKEAMRLHPVIAEVARKLTSDIQIGDLRIPAGHTVMPSISLVHADDSHHSDPHRFRPGRFLDGGPPSGTWFPFGGGVRRCLGASFSLLESVIMLRAVLRRHHVAPERLRPEPAKARNITMVPARGARIVATPRHRERG, from the coding sequence ATGGCGACCGACATCACACAGCCCGTCGTACGACTCGACAACCTGACCGCGACTCGCGAACCCCCAGGCCCTCGCCTGCCGATCCTCGTCCAGACCGCGATCTTCGGGCTCTTCCGGCAGCACTGGCTTCCCTCCCTGCGGCGCCGCTACGGCGACGTGGTCCGGCTGCACGTCTACCCCGAACGGTCGGTCGTCGTCCTCTCCGACGTCGAGCACATCAAGGCCGTGTTCGCGGGGCCTGCCTCCGTGTTCCACGCCGGTGAGGGCAACATGATCCTCAAACCCGTGATGGGCGAGCACTCCGTGCTGCTCACCGACGAGGACGTGCACCTGCGAGCCCGCAAGCTGCTCATGCCCGCGTTCGCGGGCGCCTCACTGCGCGGCTACCGCGAGATGATCACCGAACTGGCCGAGGCGGAGGCACGCCGCTGGCCCGAGGGCCACGCGTTCCCGGCCCACGCGAGGATGCAGGCACTCACCCTCGAAGTCATCCTGCGGGTGGTGTTCGGCGTCGCCAAGGGGCCGCGACTGGACGAGTTGCGGCGCCTGCTGCGGCGGGTCGTCAACGTCGGGCCGATCGAGCTGATCGGCTGGTACAACCCTCGCCTTCACGGCAAGGGACCGTGGCGGCGCTACGCCCTCGCGCAGCACGCGATGGACCGGCTCCTCTACAGCGAGATCGCCGAACGCAGGAAAGCGCCCGACCTCGACCTGCGCAGGGACGTGCTGTCGCGCCTGCTCACCGTCCCCACCGCAGCCGGGGAGACCCCGCTCACCGACGCGGAACTGCGCGACCAACTCGTCACGTTGTTGCTGGCAGGCCACGAAACCACGGCAACCACACTCGCCTGGGCGTTGCACGAACTCGCCCGCCACCCGTCCGAACTCGCGAAGGCGACCCGCGCGGCGGACGGTGACGGCGCCGACGACGACAAGTACCTCGAAGCGGTCGTCAAGGAGGCCATGCGACTGCACCCGGTGATCGCGGAGGTGGCGCGCAAGCTCACCTCCGACATTCAGATCGGCGACCTGCGCATCCCCGCTGGCCACACGGTGATGCCGTCGATCTCACTGGTCCATGCCGACGACTCCCACCACAGCGACCCTCACCGGTTCCGCCCCGGCCGTTTCCTTGACGGCGGGCCACCTTCCGGCACGTGGTTTCCGTTCGGCGGAGGTGTTCGCCGGTGTCTCGGTGCCAGCTTCTCCCTGCTGGAGTCGGTCATCATGCTCCGGGCCGTGCTCCGCAGGCACCACGTCGCACCTGAGCGGCTCCGCCCGGAACCCGCCAAGGCCCGCAACATCACGATGGTGCCGGCACGCGGAGCCCGGATCGTGGCCACCCCGCGTCACAGAGAACGGGGCTGA
- a CDS encoding TetR/AcrR family transcriptional regulator produces the protein MGHRQDLLAAARRLLRTKGYARITARDLVAESDTNLASIGYHFGSKEGLLNEALGEAVEEWTVQLARVAMADPDASTAERGISAWSAMLEGLDGHRELAVAYLEALAQAERDPVVREQFARQYRRCRERVAELVAESLGDGTTADDPKVRTIAGFVIAVCDGLAVQWVLDPEESPSPTELREGLERFWRPVHHADR, from the coding sequence GTGGGCCACCGGCAAGATCTGCTCGCCGCCGCGCGGCGGCTGTTGCGCACCAAGGGATACGCGCGGATCACCGCACGCGACCTCGTTGCCGAGTCGGACACGAACCTGGCGTCGATCGGCTACCACTTCGGCTCGAAGGAAGGGTTGCTGAACGAAGCACTCGGCGAGGCCGTCGAGGAGTGGACGGTGCAGCTCGCCCGCGTCGCGATGGCCGACCCCGACGCCTCGACAGCCGAAAGGGGCATCTCCGCGTGGTCGGCGATGCTCGAAGGGCTCGACGGTCACCGCGAACTCGCCGTCGCATACCTGGAGGCGCTGGCGCAGGCCGAGCGGGATCCGGTGGTGCGGGAGCAGTTCGCGAGGCAGTACCGCCGGTGCAGGGAGCGGGTGGCCGAACTCGTCGCCGAGTCTCTCGGGGACGGGACCACGGCCGACGATCCGAAGGTCAGGACGATCGCCGGTTTCGTCATCGCCGTCTGTGACGGCCTCGCCGTGCAGTGGGTCCTCGATCCGGAGGAATCCCCGTCGCCCACCGAGCTCAGGGAAGGGCTCGAACGCTTCTGGCGGCCGGTCCACCACGCGGACCGGTGA
- the mshC gene encoding cysteine--1-D-myo-inosityl 2-amino-2-deoxy-alpha-D-glucopyranoside ligase, giving the protein MQTWSSVAVPRVPGTSRPLRLHDTATGQIRPTAPGRLAKMYVCGITPYDATHLGHAATYLAFDLVHRMWLDAGHDVHYVQNVTDIDDPLLERAERDSDDWVVLALRETALFREDMEALRVLPPHDFVGAVESIPEIVEMIEKLLANGAAYRVDDPEYPDVYFDRSYTGRFGYESGYDEDTMRALFGQRGGDPDRPGKRDPLDALLWRAAREGEPSWETSLGPGRPGWHVECSAFALNRLGMGFDVQGGGSDLAFPHHEFSAAHAEALAGEYPFARHYVHAGMIGLDGAKMSKSKGNLVFVSRLRADGVDPSAIRLALFSGHYRADRPWKSELLERAEARLARWREAVSIPSGPEAESTIERLRDHLADDLDTPKALAAVDAWADEAVRHGGPSESAPALVRSAVDSLLGVVL; this is encoded by the coding sequence ATGCAGACTTGGTCATCGGTCGCCGTGCCCCGTGTACCCGGAACCTCGCGCCCTCTGCGGCTGCACGACACGGCCACCGGACAGATCCGTCCCACCGCTCCCGGCCGCCTCGCGAAGATGTACGTCTGCGGCATCACCCCCTACGACGCCACCCACCTGGGACATGCCGCGACCTACCTCGCGTTCGACCTCGTTCACCGGATGTGGCTGGACGCGGGGCACGACGTGCACTACGTGCAGAACGTCACCGACATCGACGACCCGTTGCTGGAGCGGGCCGAACGGGATTCCGACGACTGGGTCGTGCTCGCGCTGCGGGAGACCGCGCTGTTCCGTGAGGACATGGAGGCGTTGCGGGTGCTGCCGCCGCACGACTTCGTGGGCGCGGTGGAGTCGATCCCGGAGATCGTCGAGATGATCGAGAAGCTGCTGGCCAACGGCGCGGCCTACCGCGTGGACGATCCGGAGTATCCGGACGTGTACTTCGACCGTTCCTACACCGGCCGGTTCGGCTACGAGTCCGGCTACGACGAGGACACCATGCGCGCACTGTTCGGTCAGCGGGGCGGTGATCCGGACAGGCCGGGCAAGCGCGACCCGCTCGACGCGCTGCTGTGGCGTGCCGCGCGAGAAGGGGAGCCGTCCTGGGAGACGAGTCTCGGCCCTGGCCGTCCCGGCTGGCACGTCGAGTGCAGCGCGTTCGCGCTCAACCGTCTCGGCATGGGTTTCGACGTCCAGGGCGGTGGTTCGGACCTCGCCTTCCCACATCACGAGTTCAGCGCGGCCCACGCGGAGGCACTCGCGGGCGAGTACCCGTTCGCCCGTCACTACGTGCACGCCGGCATGATCGGGCTCGACGGCGCGAAGATGTCGAAGTCGAAGGGCAACCTGGTTTTCGTGTCGCGGCTGCGCGCGGACGGGGTCGATCCCTCGGCCATCCGGCTCGCCCTGTTCTCCGGCCACTACCGCGCCGACCGGCCGTGGAAGAGTGAGCTTCTCGAACGCGCCGAGGCGCGGCTCGCGCGATGGCGGGAGGCGGTCTCCATCCCCTCGGGCCCCGAGGCCGAGAGCACCATCGAACGCCTGCGCGACCACCTCGCCGACGACCTTGACACCCCGAAGGCGCTCGCCGCCGTGGACGCCTGGGCCGACGAGGCGGTGCGCCACGGAGGCCCGAGCGAGTCGGCGCCGGCGCTCGTGCGGTCGGCCGTCGATTCGCTGCTCGGCGTGGTGCTGTAG
- a CDS encoding metallophosphoesterase family protein yields the protein MPNLYATSDLHITHQGNEAFLDRITPQNADDWLIVAGDVAERMQTVIDTLATLRERFATVVWVPGNHELWTTAQDPDQHRGEERYLELVRRCRGIDVLTPEDTYPVWPHAEKPLTVAPLFVLYDYSWRAAPAERVPLTEALRQAREAGIVCTDEYLLHPDPHPSRQEWCARRLEYTEKRLAEVPSDHRTVLVSHWPLHRHPTEPLIYPEFVLWCGTEETADWHVRYRAELAVYGHLHIPRTTEVDGVRFEEVSLGYPREWRRRARGAIPLRKVL from the coding sequence GTGCCCAACTTGTATGCGACCAGCGACCTGCACATCACACACCAGGGGAACGAAGCCTTCCTCGACCGGATCACACCGCAGAACGCCGACGACTGGTTGATCGTCGCCGGTGACGTGGCCGAACGGATGCAAACGGTCATCGACACGCTCGCCACCCTGCGGGAACGGTTCGCCACGGTGGTGTGGGTACCAGGCAACCACGAGTTGTGGACCACCGCGCAGGACCCCGACCAGCACCGCGGCGAGGAACGCTACCTCGAACTGGTGCGCCGGTGCCGGGGCATCGACGTGCTCACCCCTGAGGACACCTACCCGGTGTGGCCGCACGCGGAAAAGCCGCTCACCGTCGCGCCGCTGTTCGTGCTCTACGACTACAGCTGGCGGGCAGCGCCCGCCGAGCGTGTTCCGCTGACCGAGGCACTGCGGCAGGCCAGGGAGGCAGGCATCGTGTGCACCGACGAGTACCTGCTGCATCCCGACCCGCATCCGAGCCGCCAGGAATGGTGCGCGCGCAGGCTGGAGTACACCGAGAAGCGGCTCGCCGAGGTGCCTTCCGATCACCGCACCGTGCTGGTGTCGCACTGGCCGCTGCACCGCCATCCCACGGAACCCCTCATCTATCCGGAGTTCGTGCTGTGGTGCGGAACCGAAGAGACCGCCGACTGGCACGTGCGGTACCGCGCCGAACTCGCCGTCTACGGGCACCTGCACATCCCGCGCACCACCGAGGTGGACGGGGTGCGCTTCGAGGAGGTCTCACTCGGCTACCCGAGGGAGTGGCGGCGCAGGGCGCGCGGCGCGATACCCCTGCGGAAGGTCCTGTGA